A genome region from Erigeron canadensis isolate Cc75 chromosome 3, C_canadensis_v1, whole genome shotgun sequence includes the following:
- the LOC122592616 gene encoding uncharacterized protein LOC122592616, with amino-acid sequence MAAGSTSTNVPCPHVIGSTVVELSRNNRTLAPSQLARISCKNSANNGLPIKGGDRRLTSSRSLGVEGPSCLFVGPIESASQETLEALYRQARDAYYSGKPLIVDDMFDRVELKLRWYGSKYVVKYPRCSLRQQSTYADAEEDPAQVFALASVWLLFLGFGSSACLVPVVYTIGQAFKDALDSGFAMSSQAPVIEFFAMMNGMLVMMLGSLIGYPVATASVGALQGLWKNDLVAIKGACPNCGEEVFAFVRSNKFNYSPHKAECHVCECLLEFRTKVERPIARPGKRWVYGRIYLIRRRRMNREQRWT; translated from the exons ATGGCAGCCGGAAGTACTAGCACAAACGTGCCGTGCCCTCACGTAATCGGGTCAACAGTAGTGGAGCTTTCTAGAAACAACCGGACCTTAGCTCCATCTCAGCTGGCTCGTATTTCTTGTAAAAACAGCGCCAATAACGGACTTCCCATAAAAGGCGGGGACCGAAGGCTGACGTCATCTAGATCATTAGGAGTTGAAGGACCTTCTTGTTTATTTGTTGGTCCAATTGAAAGCGCCAGTCAAGAAACACTTGAAGCCCTGTATCGTCAA GCACGGGATGCTTATTATAGTGGAAAACCATTGATAGTTGATGACATGTTTGATAGGGTAGAG TTAAAGTTGCGGTGGTATGGTTCGAAGTATGTTGTCAAGTATCCACGTTGCAGTTTAAGGCAACAGTCAACTTATGCGGATGCTGAG GAAGATCCTGCTCAGGTTTTTGCATTAGCAAGTGTGTGGTTATtgtttcttggatttggaagtTCAGCTTGTCTAGTGCCTGTTGTCTACACTATTGGTCAAGCCTTCAAAGATGCACTAGATTCTGGATTTGCCATGAGTAGTCAAGCTCCAGTGATTGAATTTTTCGCCATGATGAATGGCATGCTTGTAATGATGCTGGGTTCCTTGATAGGCTATCCAGTTGCCACCGCTTCTG TTGGAGCACTTCAAGGCCTTTGGAAAAATGACTTGGTTGCAATTAAAGGTGCATGCCCAAATTGCGGGGAGGAG GTATTTGCTTTCGTGAGATCGAATAAGTTCAATTATTCCCCACATAAAGCTGAATGTCATGTGTGTGAATGCTTATTAGAATTCCGCACCAAAGTTGAG AGACCCATAGCAAGACCAGGGAAAAGATGGGTTTATGGTCGAATATATTTGATACGAAGAAGACGAATGAACAGAGAGCAAAGATGgacttaa
- the LOC122591376 gene encoding uncharacterized protein LOC122591376 → MYDDELPVYIIPEFSSSSSSGGFEFLAFVALAALEEDTGSSSTNPRRYIWRDRHSTHERLMNMYFVDEPMFEDDVFRQRYRMSRRLFLKIVEDITTAFPWFRSSANAACIRGFSAIQKCMFALRQLAYGNLADNYDEGLSFSTRTTRECLDNFCIAIKYLYGEEYLRSPTSHDVACLYEAHESRHHFPGMIGSIDCNHWSWRNCPHSLRGQYHWGDHDRPTIILEFIPEVNGKSPEYGFTVNGHRYDRGYYLGDGIYPLWSCFLKAYAYPVARKEKVLKKLQESARKDVERAFRLLNNKWAIIERPARMRDKEKIINEMYVCVILYNMILKDDGNAISPVYIRDPPNDIRATDPNFLYRLRNEETHYMLRREITEHMGDLDIDV, encoded by the exons ATGTATGACGATGAACTACCCGTGTATATAATTCCTGAATTCTCGTCGTCGTCTTCTTCTGGCGGCTTTGAGTTTTTGGCGTTTGTTGCTCTTGCAGCCTTAGAAGAAGACACTGGATCTTCTTCTACAAACCCACGAAGATATATTTGGAGAGATCGACACTCGACTCATGAAAGATTGATGAACATGTACTTTGTGGATGAGCCGATGTTTGAGGACGATGTCTTTCGCCAAAGATATCGTATGTCGAGGaggttgtttttgaaaatcGTGGAAGATATCACTACAGCATTTCCATGGTTTCGGTCTTCGGCGAATGCGGCATGTATTAGAGGGTTCTCGGCGATTCAAAAGTGCATGTTCGCGCTACGGCAACTCGCGTACGGCAACCTCGCTGACAACTATGATGAGGGGTTGTCGTTCTCTACTAGAACGACTCGTGAGTGTCTAGACAACTTTTGCATTGCCATAAAGTATCTTTATGGTGAAGAGTATTTGCGTTCTCCGACTAGCCACGATGTTGCGTGTTTATATGAAGCGCATGAATCCCGACATCATTTTCCTGGCATGATCGGTAGCATCGACTGTAACCACTGGAGTTGGAGAAATTGTCCACATAGTTTGCGTGGGCAATACCACTGGGGTGATCATGACCGCCCGACTATCATACTTGAG TTTATTCCCGAGGTGAATGGGAAGTCTCCTGAGTACGGCTTTACCGTAAACGGGCACCGTTACGATAGAGGATACTATCTAGGGGATGGTATTTATCCACTATGGTCTTGTTTTCTCAAGGCGTATGCATACCCGGTCGCGAGAAAGGAGAAGGTTTTGAAGAAACTCCAAGAGTCCGCGAGAAAAGACGTTGAGCGAGCATTCAGGCTTCTGAATAACAAGTGGGCGATCATCGAACGACCGGCACGAATGAGGGACAAAGAAAAGATCATTAACgagatgtatgtgtgtgttattttatataacatgATACTCAAGGACGACGGCAACGCGATATCACCGGTGTACATCAGGGATCCTCCTAACGATATTCGTGCTACCGACCCTAATTTTCTCTATCGCTTACGTAACGAAGAGACGCATTACATGTTACGTCGTGAAATTACGGAGCACATGGGAGATCTAGATATCGATGTTTAG